Proteins encoded within one genomic window of Ranitomeya variabilis isolate aRanVar5 chromosome 4, aRanVar5.hap1, whole genome shotgun sequence:
- the LOC143767996 gene encoding uncharacterized protein LOC143767996, which produces MDMDRDKMAERILHLTLEILFRLTGDDYTVVKKTSSERCQDPVSEGCRRPLSPITGPPPHLLIHEDINDQKILELTYKMIELLTGEVPIRCQDVAVYFSMEEWEYLQGHKDVMMEVPQPLTSQDPSSKRATPERCPLSLPQDYKQGDPNAHDYQGEDLTHINTTETYVRGDERCKEEIPTYDNPDDCTRRSDGQLISSIFKSDDLEILQDTTEVNAITPDIPSSLHSKDLSSDAMEQVPSSDSLPTTKENQSHKRGIKKQTTPKAKKSFSCSECVKYFTRESHFVNHLRTHTGEKPFSCSECGKCFNQKSVFDKHRRTHTGEKPFSCSECGKCFNRKSILDSHRRTHTGEKPFSCSECGKCFIQKCSLVIHKLIHTEEKPFSCSECGKCFKWKISLDRHQRTHTGEKPFSCSECGKCFKHKLTLDNHQGTHAGEKPFSCSECGKCFNQKSVLDRHWRTHTREKLFSCSECEKCFKHKLTLDNHQRTHTGEKPFSCSECGKCFNQKSVLARHRRTHTREKPFSCSECGKCFNRKSILDSHRRTHTGEKPFSCSECGKCFIQKCSLVIHKLIHTEEKPFSCSECGKCFKWKISLDRHQRTHTGEKPFSCSECGKCFKHKLTLDNHQGTHAGEKPFSCSECGKCFNQKSVLDRHWRTHTREKLFSCSECEKCFKHKLTLDNHQRTHTGEKPFSCSECGKCFNQKSVLARHRRTHTREKPFSCSECGKCFNRKSILDSHQRTHTGEKRFSCSECGKCFIQKCSLVIHERIHTEEKPFSCSECGKCFKWKICLDRHQRTHTGEKPFSCSECGKCFIQKFSLVIHERIHTEEKPFSCSKCGKCFAHKSQFVNHQETHTGEKPFSCSECGKSFKWKINRDSHQRSHTGEKPFSCSECGKSFKWKINLDRHQRTHTGEKPFSCSKCGKCFADKSQFVNHQRTHTGEKPFSCSECGKCFNRKSHLVSHQRTHTGEKPFSCSECGKCFNRKSVLDCHQRTHTGEKPFSCSECGKCFNQKAHLVIHQRTHTGKKPSSFS; this is translated from the exons atggatatggacagagacaagatggcggagaggatattacacctcaccctagagatcctcttccggcttactggagat gattacacagtagtgaagaagacctctagtgagcgctgtcaagaCCCTGTGTCTGAAGGATgcagaagacccctgagcccaatcacagggcctccacctcacctcctgatacatgaggacatcaatgaccagaagatcctagaactcacctacaagatgattgagctgctgactggagag gttcctataaggtgtcaggatgtcgctgtctatttttccatggaggagtgggaatatTTACAAGGTCACAAagatgtcatgatggaggttccccagcccctcacatcacaag ATCCATCCAGTAAGagggcaacaccagagagatgtcccctttCTCTTCCACAGGACTATAAACAAGGAGATCCCAATGCTCATgattatcag ggtgaagatctgacccatattaatactacagagacatatgtgaggggtgatgagcggtgtaaagaggagattcccacgtATGacaacccag atgactgtaccaggagatcagatggACAGCTgatatcttcaatttttaaatctgatgatcttgagatcctacaagatacaactgaagtgaatgctATTACTccggatataccatcatcccttcacagcaaagatctgtcatctgatgctATGGAACAGGtgccatcttctgattcattaccgactactaaggaaaatcaaagtcacaaaagaggcattaaaaaacaaactactcctaaagcaaagaagtcattttcatgttcagaatgtgtgaAATATTTTACACGGGAATCACATTTTGTTAACCAcctaagaactcacacaggagagaagcctttttcctgttcagaatgtgggaaatgttttaaccagaaatcggttTTTGATAAGCatcggagaactcacacaggggagaagcctttttcctgttcagaatgtgggaaatgttttaaccggaaatcgatTCTTGATAGCCACCGgagaacacacacaggggagaagcctttttcatgttcagaatgtgggaaatgctttatccAGAAATGCAGTCTTGTTATACACAAATtaattcacacagaggagaagcctttttcatgttcagaatgtgggaaatgttttaaatggaaaataagTCTTGATcgccatcagagaactcacacaggggagaagcctttttcctgttcagaatgtgggaaatgttttaagcacAAATTAACTCTTGATAACCACCAGGGAACTCacgcaggggagaagcctttttcctgttcagaatgtgggaaatgttttaaccagaaatcggttCTTGATAGGCATTGGAgaactcacacaagggagaagcttttttcctgttcagaatgtgagaaatgttttaagcaCAAATTAACTCTTGataaccaccagagaactcacacaggggagaagcctttttcctgttcagaatgtgggaaatgttttaaccagaaatcggttCTGGCTAGGCATCGGAgaactcacacaagggagaagcctttttcctgttcagaatgtgggaaatgttttaaccggaaatcgatTCTTGATAGCCACCGgagaacacacacaggggagaagcctttttcatgttcagaatgtgggaaatgctttatccAGAAATGCAGTCTTGTTATACACAAATtaattcacacagaggagaagcctttttcatgttcagaatgtgggaaatgttttaaatggaaaataagTCTTGATcgccatcagagaactcacacaggggagaagcctttttcctgttcagaatgtgggaaatgttttaagcacAAATTAACTCTTGATAACCACCAGGGAACTCacgcaggggagaagcctttttcctgttcagaatgtgggaaatgttttaaccagaaatcggttCTTGATAGGCATTGGAgaactcacacaagggagaagcttttttcctgttcagaatgtgagaaatgttttaagcaCAAATTAACTCTTGataaccaccagagaactcacacaggggagaagcctttttcctgttcagaatgtgggaaatgttttaaccagaaatcggttCTGGCTAGGCATCGGAgaactcacacaagggagaagcctttttcctgttcagaatgtgggaaatgttttaaccggaaatcgattcttgatagccaccagagaacacacacaggggagaagcgtttttcatgttcagaatgtgggaaatgttttatccagaaatgcaGTCTTGTTATACACGAAAgaattcacacagaggagaagcctttttcatgttcagaatgtgggaaatgttttaaatggaaaatatGTCTTGATcgccatcagagaactcacacaggggagaagcctttttcctgttcagaatgtgggaaatgttttatccagaaattcaGTCTTGTTATACACGAAAgaattcacacagaggagaagccgttttcatgttcaaaatgtgggaaatgttttgcacataaatcaCAGTTTGTTAACCACCaggaaactcacacaggggagaaaccgttttcatgttcagaatgtgggaaaagttttaaatggaaaataaatcGTGATAGCCATcagagatctcacacaggggagaagcctttttcatgttcagaatgtgggaaaagttttaaatggaaaataaatcttgatcgccatcagagaactcacacaggggagaaacctttttcatgttcaaaatgtgggaaatgttttgcagataaatcacagtttgttaatcaccagagaactcacacaggggagaagccgttttcctgttcagaatgtgggaaatgttttaaccggaaatcacatcttgttagtcaccagagaactcacacaggggagaagcctttttcctgttcagaatgtgggaaatgttttaaccggaaatcagtTCTTGAttgccaccagagaactcacacaggggagaagcctttttcctgttctgaatgtgggaaatgttttaaccagaaagctcaTCTTGTaatacaccagagaactcacacagggaagaagccttcttcattttcttaa